A stretch of Podospora bellae-mahoneyi strain CBS 112042 chromosome 5, whole genome shotgun sequence DNA encodes these proteins:
- a CDS encoding hypothetical protein (COG:H; EggNog:ENOG503NXV8) translates to MPSTALRMKTLRAYAKYGQNYGALFTRAFSLTPRRYEINKIYPSAAEAIKDMKPNSTLLCGGFGLCGVPDTLINEVHNRPDLTGLTAVSNNAGTDTSGLGKLLKTKQVKKMIASYIGENKTFEKMYLTGEIELELTPQGTLAERCAAGGKGIPAFYTPAAFGTVVQTGELPLRNKPDGTPDEFSYPKDVKVFNGKSYLLEHAIAGDVAFVKAYKADRLGNCQFRLAANNFNGAMGRNAKMTIVEAENIVEPGEIAPEAVHLPGIYVQRVVQSTAEKGIEKYTWAKDPNEEADPKAAAALGSGETRAKREMIVKRAAKEFKNGMYANLGIGMPMLAPGFVGEDVEVMLQSENGILGLGPYPRKGEEDADLINAGKETVTLRPGASVFGSEESFGMIRAGRINLTILGAMQVSASGDLANWMLPGKVKGFGGAMDLVSNPEKTKVVVTMEHTDKKGNPKIVKQCAFPLTGKACVSRIITELGVFDVDFAHGLTLIEIAPGVTVEEIKAKTEAPFHVAEDLKPML, encoded by the exons ATGCCTTCCACCGCTCTGCGCATGAAGACCCTCAGGGCCTACGCCAAATATGGCCAGAAC TACGGCGCTCTCTTCACCcgcgccttctccctcaccccccgcCGCTACGAGATCAACAAGATCTACCCCTCAGCCGCCGAAGCAATCAAGGACATGAAACCCAACTCGACCCTCCTCTGCGGCGGCTTCGGCCTCTGCGGCGTCCCCGACACCCTCATCAACGAAGTCCACAACCGCCCCGACCTCACCGGCCTCACCGCCGTctccaacaacgccggcACCGACACCTCGGGTCTCGGCAAGCTCCTCAAGACGAAGCAGGTCAAAAAGATGATCGCCTCGTACATTGGCGAGAACAAGACGTTTGAAAAGATGTACCTCACCGGCGAGATCGAGCTCGAGCTCACACCACAGGGCACGCTCGCCGAGCGTTGCGCCGCCGGCGGGAAGGGTATCCCCGCCTTTTACACCCCCGCTGCTTTTGGCACGGTGGTTCAGACGGGTGAGTTGCCTCTGAGGAACAAACCCGACGGTACACCGGATGAGTTTTCTTATCCGAAGGATGTGAAGGTTTTTAACGGCAAGAGCTACTTGCTTGAGCATGCGATTGCGGGTGATGTTGCTTTTGTCAAGGCGTACAAGGCGGACAGGCTGGGGAACTGCCAGTTCAGGCTGGCGGCTAACAACTTCAACGGGGCGATGGGGAGGAACGCAAAGATGACGATTGTGGAGGCGGAGAATATTGTTGAGCCGGGGGAGATTGCACCTGAGGCGGTGCATTTGCCTGGGATTTATGTCCAGAGGGTGGTTCAGTCTACTGCGGAGAAGGGGATTGAGAAGTACACGTGGGCCAAGGACCCCAACGAGGAGGCTGAccccaaggctgctgctgcgttgGGTAGCGGTGAGacgagggcgaagagggagatgattgTTAAGAGAGCTGCCAAGGAGTTCAAGAATGGCATGTATGCCAACCTTGGTATCGGCATGCCTATGCTTGCTCCGGGTTTTGTGggtgaggatgtggaggttATGCTCCAGAGCGAGAATGGtattcttggtcttggcccTTACCCACGaaagggcgaggaggacgccgaTCTTATCAACGCCGGCAAGGAGACTGTCACCCTCCGCCCCGGTGCCTCTGTCTTCGGCTCTGAGGAGTCTTTCGGTATGATCAGAGCTGGCCGTATCAACCTCACCATTCTTGGTGCTATGCAGGTCAGCGCCAGCGGTGACCTCGCCAACTGGATGTTGCccggcaaggtcaagggcTTCGGTGGTGCCATGGACTTGGTTTCCAACCCCGAGAAGACCAAGGTCGTCGTCACCATGGAGCACACCGACAAGAAGGGCAACCCCAAGATTGTCAAGCAGTGCGCCTTCCCCTTGACCGGCAAGGCTTGCGTCAGCCGTA